From Lujinxingia vulgaris, a single genomic window includes:
- the mnmA gene encoding tRNA 2-thiouridine(34) synthase MnmA, with protein sequence MASAVQDRVVVAMSGGVDSSVTAGILAGEGYDAVGIAMRLYSTPQESYTKSCCSPDDLFDARTVADSLSIPFYVANYEDAFRERVIEYFVSEYRRGRTPNPCVACNDHLKFDILLQRSLALGASYLATGHFARIDRSGDVPKLLRGVDRNKDQSYFLFGLPREALGRILFPLGGMTKDEVRDIARTMGLETAEKAESQEICFVGGGDYKAFVAKLLSEQERTPGRIVTTSGEVLGEHDGIHNFTVGQRRGLGLSYHEPLYVKAIRPEDGTVVVGGRDELAARGLVAERCNWLSFDRPNGPIECQVKIRYAGEPVPCLLTVGADPTTAFVEFEETQRAVTPGQAAVFYQGEEVLGGGWIEEPRS encoded by the coding sequence ATCGCCAGCGCGGTTCAGGACCGCGTGGTGGTGGCGATGAGCGGTGGGGTCGACAGCTCGGTGACCGCCGGCATTCTCGCTGGCGAGGGCTACGACGCGGTGGGCATCGCGATGCGCCTCTACTCCACGCCGCAGGAGTCCTACACCAAGAGCTGCTGCTCGCCAGACGATCTTTTCGATGCGCGCACGGTGGCCGACTCGCTGTCGATCCCCTTTTACGTGGCCAACTACGAAGATGCGTTTCGCGAGCGGGTGATCGAGTACTTTGTCTCGGAGTACCGCCGCGGCCGCACGCCCAACCCCTGCGTGGCGTGCAACGACCACCTGAAGTTCGACATCCTGCTGCAGCGATCGCTGGCGCTCGGGGCGAGCTACCTGGCGACGGGGCATTTCGCGCGGATCGATCGGAGCGGGGATGTGCCGAAGTTGTTGCGCGGGGTCGATCGTAACAAAGATCAGTCCTACTTCCTCTTCGGGCTTCCGCGCGAAGCGCTCGGGCGCATCCTCTTCCCGCTGGGCGGCATGACCAAAGATGAGGTCCGCGACATCGCCCGCACCATGGGGCTGGAGACGGCCGAGAAGGCCGAGAGCCAGGAGATCTGCTTTGTGGGCGGGGGCGACTACAAGGCTTTTGTGGCCAAACTGCTCTCCGAGCAGGAGCGCACCCCGGGTCGCATTGTGACGACGTCTGGCGAGGTGCTCGGTGAGCATGACGGCATCCATAACTTCACCGTGGGGCAGCGTCGCGGGCTGGGGCTGAGCTACCACGAGCCGCTTTATGTGAAGGCGATTCGCCCCGAAGACGGCACGGTGGTGGTCGGTGGTCGCGATGAGCTGGCCGCCCGCGGGCTTGTGGCCGAGCGCTGCAACTGGCTCTCCTTTGATCGCCCCAACGGGCCGATTGAATGCCAGGTGAAGATCCGCTACGCCGGTGAGCCGGTGCCCTGCCTTTTGACGGTGGGCGCCGACCCGACCACGGCATTTGTGGAATTTGAAGAAACGCAGCGCGCGGTCACACCCGGGCAGGCGGCGGTCTTCTACCAGGGCGAAGAGGTCCTGGGTGGGGGCTGGATCGAAGAGCCCCGGAGCTAA
- a CDS encoding penicillin-insensitive murein endopeptidase, translated as MTCAPHIFSRSSWSPGRRLRAAGVSGALVCLTWIFSACQSAPPPRPPAPEPVVVVEPAPRPPEPPPYIPPPQPGPELWVLPEVGASDPYFPYLPDEDASPTRSVGDVVTGHLINARPLPLPHPHLAVLPVQRTRGLMYTTDPMIALIENAATHVAAQHPGSVVFLGNFGRKGGGDIPYSVSHNNGRDADLAFFMLDDAGNPALLDDLLSLDDQGQVLLAIDETQPPQMLHFDVARNWTLVEGLLRSKAAELQYIFISNPLRAMLLAEGRRRGAPRELLQRAATLLVQPGGALPHDDHFHLRIHCTPLDLASGCVERGRRGPGFRPDLSARREAERRATDLLASPTPALRATAVERLALLGARSAAGKVLPLLDDPSPRVRAAVARALPDLGSHLPALRSRLNFETHPRVIAEIIHGLSRTADPDATLALAGLLKRPEAVDLGSAGQLPLAALAAEALARRDDPAPVPDLIEALDPADPITRRQIEHALRILTNHDLNAVAHALDTRPDDDSPAALWRAWYEEHRRLTRDQWLTRGFQIAGFQVEEISLRYVWELCQAVAEDPHLSYNAQRTLMRLSGNEPQSLGWPRHDANFYWRRWFERRWQRMGLPPMPPHLTTLGPNNPYASDDDS; from the coding sequence ATGACCTGCGCCCCCCACATCTTCTCGCGCTCCTCATGGAGCCCCGGCCGACGCCTGCGCGCGGCCGGGGTGTCGGGGGCGCTGGTCTGTCTCACGTGGATCTTCTCGGCCTGCCAGAGCGCCCCGCCGCCGCGCCCCCCGGCGCCGGAGCCGGTGGTGGTCGTGGAGCCCGCGCCCCGACCTCCCGAGCCGCCGCCTTATATCCCTCCGCCACAGCCCGGCCCGGAGCTCTGGGTGCTGCCCGAGGTCGGCGCCTCCGATCCTTACTTCCCCTATCTTCCCGACGAAGACGCCTCCCCCACACGCTCGGTCGGCGACGTCGTGACCGGACATCTGATCAACGCCCGACCTCTGCCCCTGCCTCACCCGCACCTGGCCGTGCTCCCGGTGCAGCGCACCCGCGGGCTGATGTACACCACCGATCCGATGATCGCGCTCATCGAAAACGCCGCCACCCACGTCGCCGCGCAGCACCCCGGCAGCGTGGTCTTTTTAGGCAACTTCGGGCGCAAAGGCGGCGGCGACATCCCCTACTCAGTGAGCCACAACAACGGCCGCGACGCCGACCTCGCTTTCTTCATGCTCGACGATGCGGGCAACCCCGCGCTCCTCGACGATCTTCTCTCCCTCGATGATCAGGGCCAGGTCCTGCTCGCCATCGATGAGACGCAGCCCCCGCAAATGCTGCACTTCGATGTCGCCCGAAACTGGACGCTCGTCGAAGGCCTGCTGCGCTCAAAGGCAGCCGAGCTTCAATACATCTTCATCTCCAACCCGCTGCGCGCGATGCTCTTAGCCGAGGGCCGCCGCCGCGGCGCGCCCCGCGAACTTCTGCAGCGCGCGGCCACCCTGCTCGTGCAACCGGGCGGCGCGCTGCCTCACGACGATCACTTTCATCTTCGCATCCACTGCACCCCGCTCGATCTGGCCTCCGGGTGTGTGGAGCGCGGCCGACGCGGCCCGGGCTTTCGCCCCGACCTCTCCGCGCGCCGCGAGGCTGAGCGCCGCGCAACCGACCTCCTCGCCAGCCCCACCCCCGCGCTCCGGGCGACCGCCGTCGAGCGACTCGCGCTGCTCGGCGCTCGCTCCGCCGCCGGCAAGGTCCTGCCCCTGCTCGACGATCCCTCTCCCCGGGTCCGCGCCGCCGTCGCCCGCGCGCTCCCCGACCTTGGCAGCCACCTCCCGGCGCTGCGCTCCCGGCTCAACTTTGAGACCCACCCCCGGGTCATCGCCGAGATCATTCACGGCCTCTCCCGCACCGCCGATCCCGACGCCACCCTCGCGCTGGCCGGCCTTCTTAAACGCCCCGAGGCCGTCGATCTCGGCTCTGCAGGCCAACTTCCTCTGGCTGCACTCGCCGCCGAGGCCCTGGCCCGACGCGACGATCCGGCGCCGGTCCCCGACCTCATCGAGGCGCTGGACCCGGCCGACCCCATCACGCGCCGCCAGATCGAACACGCCCTGCGCATCCTCACCAACCACGATCTCAATGCCGTCGCCCATGCCCTCGACACGCGCCCCGACGACGACTCCCCGGCCGCCCTGTGGCGCGCCTGGTACGAGGAGCACCGCCGCCTCACCCGCGATCAGTGGCTGACCCGCGGCTTCCAGATCGCAGGTTTTCAAGTCGAAGAGATCAGCCTGCGCTACGTCTGGGAGCTCTGCCAGGCCGTCGCCGAAGATCCCCACTTGAGCTACAACGCTCAGCGCACCCTGATGCGCCTCTCCGGCAATGAGCCCCAGAGCCTGGGCTGGCCTCGCCATGACGCCAACTTCTACTGGCGCCGCTGGTTTGAGCGCCGCTGGCAACGCATGGGACTGCCCCCGATGCCGCCGCACCTGACCACGCTCGGGCCCAACAACCCCTACGCCTCCGACGACGACTCCTGA
- a CDS encoding YicC/YloC family endoribonuclease produces the protein MSMTGFGAAQLELHGRSVRVECKSVNHRTLEVRVHAARELRWLEPHVLRAARARLGRGRVDVRLELGAAVERQGGFDAIDAARFDEVAGRLRELSEASLGSGTVTLSDVLAYRSHFERDDAERFDESALDALLPAVEQALDRLQAARRSEGAGIDDDLRGHLRDLGARIEQVDALDEDERPAYRSRIETRLRQAVSDFGVGQLDEERLAQELAYVAERGDISEELQRARSHVERLGQVLDEAGEDGVGKKIDFYLQELIREVNTMGSKGHLAAQSDLVVEMKSIIEKMREQSANVA, from the coding sequence ATGAGCATGACGGGGTTTGGGGCGGCGCAGCTTGAGCTTCACGGGCGCAGCGTGCGTGTGGAGTGCAAGAGCGTGAACCACCGCACGCTTGAGGTGCGCGTGCACGCCGCCCGTGAGCTGCGCTGGCTGGAGCCCCACGTGCTGCGCGCGGCCCGCGCGCGCCTGGGCCGCGGGCGCGTCGATGTGCGCCTGGAGCTCGGCGCGGCTGTGGAGCGTCAGGGCGGCTTTGACGCCATCGACGCCGCGCGTTTTGACGAGGTCGCCGGCAGGCTGCGCGAGCTCAGTGAGGCCAGCCTGGGCTCCGGCACCGTGACGCTCTCCGATGTGCTGGCCTATCGAAGCCATTTTGAGCGCGACGACGCCGAGCGTTTTGATGAGAGCGCGCTCGACGCGCTGCTCCCTGCGGTGGAGCAGGCCCTGGATCGACTTCAGGCTGCGCGCCGCAGCGAGGGGGCGGGCATTGATGATGACCTGCGCGGCCATCTTCGTGACCTGGGCGCCCGCATTGAGCAGGTTGACGCCCTCGATGAGGACGAGCGCCCTGCCTACCGAAGCCGCATTGAGACCCGACTTCGCCAGGCCGTCAGCGACTTTGGTGTGGGCCAGCTCGATGAGGAGCGGCTCGCCCAGGAGCTGGCCTATGTGGCCGAGCGCGGCGACATCTCCGAGGAGCTGCAGCGTGCGCGCTCGCATGTGGAGCGTCTCGGGCAGGTGCTCGATGAGGCTGGCGAGGATGGCGTGGGCAAGAAAATCGACTTCTACCTCCAGGAGCTCATCCGCGAGGTCAACACCATGGGCTCCAAGGGCCACCTGGCCGCGCAGAGCGACCTTGTGGTGGAGATGAAGAGCATCATCGAGAAGATGCGCGAGCAGAGCGCCAACGTGGCGTAA
- the rnc gene encoding ribonuclease III has product MGAMKHKRDELQYEHREDLETLEEALGYSFERRELLERALTHRSYVNETAGVQGDNQRLEFLGDAVLGLVIAHLLFEDDRQAAEGALSSRQSDLVCEAALVQRADALSLGEHLRLGRGEVLTGGRKKPGLLADAYEAILAAVYLDGGFDAARDVIARQHGRLITVGVLTQPLATMVGEGAQKSPTDFKSYLQREVQRQCEEHPRYLIVAEDGPDHARTFVAEVHVDHIALGRGQGQSKKQAQQEAARQAIDRLEAAGGDLSQLKLAALPPEGSAG; this is encoded by the coding sequence ATGGGCGCGATGAAGCACAAACGCGACGAGCTTCAATACGAGCACCGCGAGGACCTCGAGACGCTAGAGGAGGCGCTGGGCTACAGCTTTGAGCGGCGCGAGCTTCTGGAGCGCGCGCTCACGCACCGCTCCTACGTCAATGAGACCGCTGGAGTTCAGGGCGATAATCAGCGCCTGGAGTTTCTGGGGGATGCGGTGCTCGGCCTTGTGATCGCGCATCTTCTTTTTGAAGACGATCGCCAGGCGGCCGAGGGCGCGCTTTCCAGCCGCCAATCCGATCTGGTGTGTGAGGCGGCGCTGGTGCAGCGCGCCGATGCGCTCTCCCTTGGTGAGCATCTTCGTCTGGGCCGCGGTGAAGTCCTCACCGGCGGTCGCAAGAAACCGGGACTTCTGGCCGATGCCTACGAAGCGATCCTGGCGGCGGTTTACCTCGATGGTGGGTTTGATGCGGCGCGCGACGTGATCGCGCGTCAGCACGGACGGCTTATCACCGTGGGCGTCCTTACCCAGCCGCTTGCGACGATGGTCGGGGAGGGCGCTCAGAAATCTCCCACCGACTTCAAGAGTTACTTGCAGCGAGAGGTGCAACGCCAGTGCGAGGAACACCCGCGCTACCTCATCGTGGCCGAGGATGGCCCCGACCACGCCCGCACTTTTGTGGCCGAGGTTCACGTGGATCACATCGCGCTGGGGCGTGGCCAGGGCCAGTCCAAGAAACAGGCCCAGCAGGAGGCCGCGCGCCAGGCCATCGATCGTCTGGAAGCCGCCGGCGGTGATTTGTCGCAGCTCAAGCTCGCTGCGTTGCCCCCGGAAGGCAGCGCAGGGTAA
- a CDS encoding cysteine desulfurase family protein, translated as MSQRIYLDWNATAPVLPEVREAMVEALGAVHGNASSIHREGQAARAVVERARRAVARAVGAPAQAVVLTAGATESNNQVLRQHARQTPDPFIVCTAVEHPSVLETVRALEKEGVRVALWPVDTKGRLQEGWLEEQLNAGATLVSVMWANNEIGNIYDVAAIGEKVQAAGATFHVDGTQALGRIPVDFSSSHIDYMTLSFHKMGGPKGIGAIVTREGLKVEALLTGGHQERGRRPGTENVPAAAGLEAAARALSTQLDAWREALGERRRIFIDALASQIENMELRGDTEHQLLNTLNVAFDGVDGEDLLLAIDLEGISASSGSACTAGSLEPSHVVLAMGFDEPSARRSVRLSFGPHTPTDDLERAASIIAAVVARLRAMGANPSV; from the coding sequence ATGAGCCAGCGAATCTACCTCGATTGGAATGCCACCGCGCCCGTACTTCCCGAAGTGCGCGAGGCGATGGTGGAGGCGCTCGGTGCGGTGCACGGCAACGCCTCAAGCATTCACCGTGAGGGGCAGGCCGCGCGCGCGGTCGTCGAGCGGGCCCGTCGCGCCGTCGCGCGCGCGGTTGGAGCGCCGGCGCAGGCTGTGGTGCTCACCGCCGGCGCTACCGAGAGCAACAATCAGGTCCTGCGTCAGCACGCCCGCCAGACACCCGATCCTTTTATTGTCTGCACCGCCGTGGAGCATCCCTCGGTGCTGGAGACGGTGCGCGCGCTCGAAAAAGAAGGCGTGCGCGTGGCGCTGTGGCCCGTCGATACGAAGGGGCGACTTCAAGAGGGCTGGCTCGAGGAGCAACTCAACGCCGGCGCCACGCTGGTGAGCGTGATGTGGGCGAACAACGAGATCGGTAACATCTACGACGTGGCTGCCATTGGCGAAAAGGTGCAGGCCGCCGGCGCCACGTTCCACGTCGATGGCACCCAGGCGCTCGGGCGCATCCCGGTGGATTTTTCGTCGAGCCATATCGACTACATGACCCTCTCCTTTCATAAGATGGGCGGGCCCAAGGGCATCGGCGCCATCGTGACGCGTGAGGGGCTCAAGGTGGAGGCGCTGCTCACCGGCGGGCATCAGGAGCGGGGCCGCCGCCCGGGCACCGAGAACGTGCCGGCGGCCGCGGGTCTTGAGGCCGCCGCGCGCGCGCTGAGCACGCAGCTCGACGCCTGGCGCGAGGCCCTTGGCGAGCGCCGCCGCATCTTCATCGACGCGCTGGCATCTCAGATCGAGAATATGGAGCTGCGGGGAGATACCGAACATCAGCTGCTCAACACCCTCAACGTGGCGTTTGACGGGGTCGACGGGGAAGATCTGCTCCTTGCCATCGATCTGGAAGGAATCAGCGCGTCGAGTGGTTCCGCCTGCACGGCGGGCTCGCTTGAGCCCAGCCACGTGGTGCTGGCGATGGGTTTTGATGAGCCCTCCGCGCGGCGTTCGGTGCGCTTGAGCTTCGGGCCGCACACCCCGACCGACGATCTGGAGCGCGCCGCGAGCATCATCGCGGCGGTGGTGGCGAGGCTTCGCGCCATGGGTGCCAACCCGTCAGTTTAA
- a CDS encoding Sec-independent protein translocase subunit TatA/TatB, with the protein MFGLGTTELLIIAFILVLIFGLGKLPHAAKQLGLGVKNFQDSVRGKDEEQASIEDKSAERATRDAAVTSDERVDTKA; encoded by the coding sequence ATGTTTGGTCTCGGAACCACCGAACTTCTTATCATCGCCTTTATCCTCGTGCTGATCTTCGGCCTGGGCAAACTTCCCCACGCCGCCAAGCAGCTGGGCCTGGGCGTAAAGAACTTCCAGGACTCGGTGCGCGGCAAAGACGAGGAGCAGGCATCGATTGAAGATAAGTCGGCCGAGCGCGCCACCCGCGACGCCGCGGTGACCAGCGATGAGCGCGTCGACACCAAAGCCTGA
- the gmk gene encoding guanylate kinase: MAEQGVLLIVCGPSGVGKTSLCRALLEARPRLTPSVSYTTRARRGQEVDGQAYHFVDVPTFEAMIEREEFAEWAKVHGNYYGTSSKVIEAAWAQGRDVLFDIDYQGARQLKERYPHATTVLVAPPDMATLEGRLRGRGTDAEEVIERRLKAARHELNQHELFEFLLENRDFDAALGALSAIYDSARHARAMKVDWLNALLKES; the protein is encoded by the coding sequence ATGGCCGAGCAGGGCGTGTTGCTGATCGTATGTGGACCTTCCGGCGTGGGAAAGACCAGCCTGTGCCGGGCGCTGCTGGAGGCGCGTCCGCGGCTTACGCCCAGCGTCAGCTACACCACCCGCGCGCGCCGCGGCCAGGAGGTCGACGGTCAGGCCTACCACTTTGTGGATGTGCCCACCTTTGAAGCCATGATCGAGCGCGAGGAGTTTGCCGAGTGGGCCAAGGTACACGGCAACTACTACGGCACCTCATCGAAGGTGATTGAGGCGGCCTGGGCCCAGGGGCGAGATGTGCTCTTTGATATTGATTACCAGGGGGCGCGCCAGCTGAAGGAGCGCTACCCGCACGCCACCACCGTGCTGGTCGCGCCGCCGGATATGGCGACCCTGGAAGGACGACTTCGGGGCCGGGGCACCGACGCCGAAGAGGTGATCGAGCGACGCCTCAAGGCGGCGCGTCACGAGCTCAATCAGCATGAGCTTTTTGAGTTTTTGCTGGAAAACCGCGACTTCGACGCGGCGCTCGGGGCGCTCAGCGCCATCTACGATTCGGCGCGCCATGCCCGCGCGATGAAGGTGGACTGGCTCAATGCGCTGCTCAAAGAGAGCTGA
- a CDS encoding serine/threonine-protein kinase, which yields MSDDKNIPELLDVEVEPLAPDDPASISQSHRPGTSPSGVSAVGSSPSRPARQRAVDPLIGTRLKDTYELVSKIGEGGMGNVYSAIQYPLERKVAVKVLKPTENNPDGEFYFMREVRAINMLRHPNIITIVDYGKEDDGTLYLVMEHLPGLTLKDVIKKEFPLDPKRICGILIQLLSALEQAHNAEIVHCDLKPANIMVEKVAGQPDFVKVLDFGIAKVKGPAMEAGPYTQAGNIVGTFDYMSPEQIMRKDDLDGRADVWSVGVILYEMLTRKRIFHAKDAVTIIGRVMQSPIRPPSEIAPDVPIPPVLEHITMRAMERNVRKRYQTAKEMRDALQRALNELESGHTGNVGLYSGDTGSASGNYSGSLAASGLVRGGTGNMRGGTGNMRPATGPGPDSGSTSRTGLSSLYTRSGGFGAMGLEQSQRLATGIAAGTSVLDQTFSADALEGSLAGERRKVAVLAIQQRSRRKSGIDPEELARRSRQEKKLIEEVVRHFDGEIDSNLGGTYTVLFGARKARVGDNVRAVECAVALQQKFRSLEQGADHIGIGLVYGEVFVSDRKGGNAYGEAIDRAIEIARGVREAKIFADEDLIDATREQVRFSNLRAVAGEEAAEVLGIEAPAAQAPRDLAEIDVYVPRPVYFDELMRRATTARGTEPGKGAGGGVAILGDLGTGKTLLLNRYASALSESGWQTFVVKDAELGAAQVALQPVRSWIRQIAQTYKDPAVLITKACEAIGLNKKHITPVLQVFLGQQKDALNTPDVPWSDAQGFSNFAAALLYRLLRFAMKKGPVLLAIDDVMVEDRFTIDFIDNLLAGIQKQPILIAVTRRIESTALDHGLPGNFEILQIGGFSEDESRQFVAQVLGYTPPPEIVAQVHARSSGNPMFLYELVRAVLQKSGGKLASEKELLDAGVPLNLQELLAARVDALPDQLRDVLAIASVVGESFREDFFMQIVPAHLDPQGALQDLVALNFLEARFDGFERIHVAFQPRALRRVAYERLPKSTRAQLHSRIIEFLEGAPDFAAVDPIEYPLMVAFHYRAVEGFEGAAYYLTRAGELLLELYDYAGAIDNFQEAVELLEGKVEATHETRLTALARQLVAMRESGRLEDAQRVIDALPDLDALDGALRHDLLYERGLIAMDAGGIEESKSSLETLLNEAVEAGDLKREIKALLALAQLFEKENQLPHAANLLMQVSQKVEQVGDLDLQDPDDRKLFWTAYNQLGTLFIRQKDYQRAQQFLQTAYQQARAIEDFRGLVRVMSNFGALSLSVRDVKRAQQYFENAAQFARATGDLLNQSRIFTNLGITAMEAGELEQAKEYFRSARSLAEEIGWYEGLAELSLHIKRLRKALS from the coding sequence ATGAGCGACGACAAAAACATCCCCGAGCTGCTCGACGTCGAAGTCGAACCGCTCGCCCCCGATGACCCGGCCTCCATCTCCCAGTCGCACCGCCCGGGGACCTCTCCCAGCGGCGTCTCCGCGGTGGGCTCATCGCCCTCGCGTCCCGCCCGCCAGCGCGCCGTCGACCCGCTCATCGGCACGCGCCTCAAAGACACCTACGAGCTCGTCTCCAAGATCGGCGAAGGGGGCATGGGCAACGTCTACTCCGCCATTCAGTACCCCCTGGAGCGCAAGGTCGCCGTCAAAGTCCTCAAACCCACCGAAAACAACCCCGACGGCGAGTTCTATTTTATGCGGGAGGTGCGCGCGATTAATATGCTGCGCCACCCCAACATCATCACCATCGTCGACTACGGAAAAGAAGATGACGGCACGCTCTACCTGGTCATGGAGCACCTGCCCGGGTTGACGCTCAAAGACGTCATCAAAAAAGAGTTTCCCCTCGATCCCAAGCGCATCTGCGGCATCCTCATTCAGCTCCTGAGCGCCCTGGAGCAGGCGCATAACGCCGAGATCGTGCACTGCGACCTCAAGCCCGCCAACATCATGGTCGAGAAGGTCGCCGGCCAGCCCGACTTCGTCAAAGTGCTCGACTTCGGCATCGCCAAGGTCAAAGGCCCCGCCATGGAGGCCGGCCCCTACACCCAGGCCGGCAACATCGTGGGCACCTTCGACTACATGAGCCCCGAACAGATCATGCGCAAAGACGACCTCGACGGTCGCGCCGATGTCTGGTCGGTCGGGGTCATCCTCTACGAGATGCTCACCCGTAAGCGCATCTTTCACGCCAAAGACGCCGTCACGATCATCGGGCGGGTGATGCAGTCGCCGATTCGCCCCCCCTCCGAGATCGCCCCGGACGTGCCCATTCCGCCGGTGCTCGAACACATCACGATGCGGGCGATGGAGCGCAACGTCCGCAAGCGTTACCAGACCGCCAAAGAGATGCGCGACGCCCTGCAGCGCGCCCTCAACGAGCTGGAGAGCGGCCACACCGGCAACGTCGGGCTCTACAGCGGCGACACCGGCAGCGCCAGCGGCAACTACAGCGGCTCGCTGGCTGCCAGCGGCCTTGTGCGCGGCGGCACCGGCAACATGCGCGGGGGCACGGGCAACATGCGCCCGGCCACCGGCCCCGGCCCCGACAGCGGATCGACCAGCCGCACCGGCCTGAGCAGCCTCTACACCCGCTCCGGCGGGTTCGGCGCGATGGGCCTGGAGCAATCGCAACGCCTGGCCACCGGCATCGCCGCGGGCACTTCGGTCTTAGACCAGACCTTCAGCGCCGACGCCCTGGAGGGAAGCCTGGCTGGCGAGCGCCGCAAGGTCGCCGTGCTCGCCATTCAGCAGCGCTCGCGCCGCAAGTCCGGCATCGACCCCGAAGAGCTCGCCAGACGCAGCCGCCAGGAGAAAAAACTCATCGAAGAGGTCGTGCGCCACTTCGATGGCGAGATCGACTCCAACCTGGGCGGCACCTACACCGTGCTCTTCGGCGCCCGCAAAGCCCGCGTGGGCGACAACGTGCGCGCCGTCGAATGCGCCGTGGCCCTCCAGCAGAAGTTCCGCTCGCTGGAGCAGGGCGCCGACCACATCGGCATCGGCCTGGTTTACGGGGAAGTCTTTGTCAGCGACCGCAAAGGCGGAAACGCCTATGGCGAGGCCATCGATCGCGCCATCGAGATCGCCCGCGGCGTGCGCGAGGCCAAGATCTTCGCCGACGAAGATCTCATCGACGCCACCCGCGAGCAGGTGCGCTTCTCCAACCTGCGCGCCGTCGCCGGCGAAGAGGCCGCCGAGGTCTTAGGGATCGAAGCCCCGGCAGCCCAGGCCCCCCGCGACCTGGCCGAGATCGACGTCTACGTCCCGCGCCCGGTCTACTTCGATGAGCTGATGCGCCGCGCCACCACCGCCCGCGGCACCGAGCCGGGCAAAGGCGCCGGCGGCGGCGTAGCCATCCTGGGCGACCTGGGCACGGGCAAGACCCTGCTGCTGAACCGCTACGCCAGCGCGCTGAGCGAGTCTGGCTGGCAGACCTTCGTGGTCAAAGACGCCGAGCTGGGCGCAGCCCAGGTTGCGCTGCAGCCGGTGCGCTCCTGGATCCGGCAGATCGCCCAGACCTACAAAGACCCGGCCGTGCTCATCACCAAGGCCTGCGAGGCCATCGGGCTCAATAAGAAGCATATTACCCCGGTGTTGCAGGTCTTTCTCGGCCAGCAAAAAGACGCCCTCAACACCCCCGATGTGCCCTGGAGCGACGCGCAGGGCTTTTCGAACTTCGCCGCCGCCCTGCTCTACCGCCTTTTGCGCTTTGCGATGAAGAAGGGCCCGGTGCTGCTGGCCATCGATGATGTGATGGTCGAAGACCGCTTCACCATCGACTTTATCGACAACCTCCTGGCCGGCATCCAGAAGCAGCCCATTCTCATCGCGGTCACCCGCCGCATCGAGTCGACCGCGCTCGATCACGGGCTCCCGGGCAACTTCGAGATCCTGCAGATCGGCGGCTTCTCCGAAGATGAGTCCCGCCAGTTCGTCGCGCAGGTCCTGGGCTACACCCCGCCGCCGGAAATCGTCGCCCAGGTGCACGCCCGCTCCAGCGGCAACCCGATGTTCCTCTACGAGCTGGTACGCGCCGTCTTGCAGAAGAGCGGCGGCAAGCTCGCCAGCGAAAAAGAACTCCTCGACGCCGGCGTCCCGCTCAACCTCCAGGAGCTGCTCGCCGCGCGCGTTGACGCGCTGCCCGACCAACTTCGCGACGTGCTCGCGATCGCCTCGGTGGTCGGTGAGAGCTTCCGCGAAGACTTCTTCATGCAGATCGTGCCAGCCCACCTGGACCCGCAGGGCGCGCTGCAAGACCTCGTGGCCCTGAACTTCCTGGAGGCCCGCTTCGACGGCTTCGAGCGCATTCACGTGGCCTTCCAGCCCCGCGCGCTGCGCCGGGTCGCCTACGAGCGCCTGCCGAAGTCTACGCGCGCCCAGCTGCACTCGCGTATCATCGAGTTTCTGGAGGGCGCCCCCGACTTTGCCGCCGTCGACCCCATCGAGTACCCGCTGATGGTGGCCTTCCACTACCGCGCCGTCGAGGGCTTTGAGGGCGCCGCCTACTACCTGACCCGCGCCGGTGAGCTTCTGCTGGAGCTTTACGACTACGCCGGCGCCATCGACAACTTCCAGGAAGCCGTCGAGCTCCTCGAAGGCAAGGTGGAGGCCACCCACGAGACGCGACTGACCGCGCTGGCCCGCCAGCTCGTGGCGATGCGCGAGTCCGGCCGCCTGGAAGACGCCCAGCGCGTCATCGACGCCCTGCCCGACCTCGACGCCCTCGACGGGGCGCTGCGCCACGATCTTCTCTACGAGCGCGGCCTCATCGCCATGGACGCCGGCGGCATCGAAGAGAGCAAATCCAGCCTGGAGACGCTCCTCAACGAGGCCGTCGAAGCCGGCGACCTCAAGCGCGAGATCAAAGCCCTGCTTGCGCTCGCGCAGCTTTTTGAAAAAGAGAACCAGCTCCCCCACGCCGCCAACCTGTTGATGCAGGTCTCCCAGAAGGTCGAGCAGGTCGGCGACCTCGACCTGCAAGACCCCGACGACCGCAAGCTCTTCTGGACGGCCTACAACCAGCTGGGCACCCTCTTCATCCGCCAGAAGGACTACCAGCGTGCCCAGCAGTTTTTGCAGACCGCCTACCAGCAGGCCCGCGCCATCGAGGACTTCCGTGGCCTGGTGCGCGTGATGTCGAACTTCGGCGCGCTCAGCTTGAGCGTGCGCGACGTCAAACGCGCCCAGCAGTACTTTGAGAACGCCGCGCAGTTTGCCCGCGCCACCGGCGACCTGCTCAACCAGAGCCGCATCTTCACCAACCTCGGTATCACCGCCATGGAGGCCGGCGAGTTGGAGCAGGCCAAGGAGTACTTCCGAAGCGCCCGCTCGCTGGCCGAAGAGATCGGGTGGTACGAGGGGCTGGCCGAGCTCTCGCTGCATATCAAGCGGCTGCGCAAGGCGCTGAGCTGA